The following coding sequences are from one Kosakonia sp. H02 window:
- a CDS encoding YdiH family protein → METELNPTQLAIEYLRRDKSALTPAEYLKKLKQLSLEFEDLLTLSHSELKEEIDFAWRLGIH, encoded by the coding sequence ATGGAGACTGAACTAAACCCGACCCAACTGGCAATTGAATATCTGCGACGGGACAAAAGTGCGCTTACTCCGGCCGAATACTTAAAAAAACTCAAACAACTCAGCCTCGAGTTTGAAGATTTGCTTACGCTGTCGCACAGCGAATTGAAAGAAGAAATTGATTTTGCCTGGCGGTTGGGCATCCACTAA